The Streptomyces sp. cg36 genomic interval GGGACGCGGTGCGCATCCGCGAGGTGATCCAGGTCATCGAGGAGGCCGTCCGGCTCAGCCGGGACGGGTTCAGCGAGCAGGACATGGAGGTGCTGGCGCGGATGCGGGAGATCCAGGACCACATCGACGTGGCGGCCCAGGCCGACGCGCTCCAGGCGCCGGAGCCGGGACCGCGCAGCAGCATCAGCGATCTGTGACAGCCCGCCGGTCCGCCGGCGGTTCGGGGGAATGGACATACGGATGCCCGACGACGACCGCATAGCCGTGAGCCTCACCGCCCTGCGTGAGCTCGCCGCCGAGCTGGAGGAGATCCTCAAGCAGCTCAACGAGAAGCTGGGCGCGCTCTACGACCGTACCGAGAAGGTCGTCCTGACCTGGGACGGCGCCGCCCGGGAGGCGTTCGTGGACGAGCTCGACCGCTGGGACCGCGACATGCGGGACCTCCAGGCCCGCCAAGCCTGGCTCCACGAGGTGGTCACCACCGGCCACGCCAACTACGCGGCGGCCCACCGGGCGGTGCTGCGCGGCTGGGGGGCGGTCTGATGGCGGGTCCCGCCCCGGCCCCGCCGGGCGGCGCGAACGGCACGATCGACGTCAAGCCGACGGACCTGCACCGGGTCTCCGGCGGTGTGGCGAGCCAGCAGGTCATGTTCGACAAGGCCGCCAAGGACCTGCTGCCCAAGCTCCACAAGTACCCGGACGCGGGCGGCTACGGCACCGCGCCCCAGGCGTTCGCGGCGGCCTACGTCGACGTGGGCAACCGCTTCCTGGAGGTGTGGGCCAAGGCCGTGGAGAGCGTGGGCGGCGCCGCCGTCGGCTTCACCACGACCGCCAACAACTACGCGAAGGCGGACGCGGCGGCGCACCCGGGCGGCCCGCCGCCGGTGACCCAGCCGCTGCCGCACGTCATCGACAAGGCGCCCTCCTACGGCCACGTCCCCAATCTGAAGTGGGGCGACGACGACGGTGGCGACGACTTCCTGCGTTCGATCCTGGAGGCGGTCCCGGGGCCGGTCCGGGACGTCCTGCGGCCGGTGGTCAAGCACGCCTTCCGGATGGGCAAGGTCGCCGACGTCTATCCGTTCCCGCAGCAGCACTATCTGAACTC includes:
- a CDS encoding WXG100 family type VII secretion target, producing the protein MPDDDRIAVSLTALRELAAELEEILKQLNEKLGALYDRTEKVVLTWDGAAREAFVDELDRWDRDMRDLQARQAWLHEVVTTGHANYAAAHRAVLRGWGAV